Part of the Danio rerio strain Tuebingen ecotype United States chromosome 12, GRCz12tu, whole genome shotgun sequence genome, GAAACGGGCAAAACGGCGGAGTACGGAGCCCGCATCTCATTTCTCTTCTGTTGTTCACTGCTTACGAGTTACGACACAATAACTGCTTCCATTGGACTTTCTTAAAGACGAGATTGGAATGCTACTTTTTTCCAGCAGACATCAGGACATGTGTGATTGTGTGGACGCGCTCCGTTATCCGCTGCACTTGTTGCTCTGAGAAGAACAGGCTGAATCTAACGGACTGAAGAGACATACACCGCTACCGCTCAAACATACGAGTTATTCGGCGTGTTTTCATTTCGCAGGTAGGCGGTTTGTTTAGGAGATCAACTCTGTGGTGGATTATTTATAATCATACGCTTATATTAAAATAGTTAGCTACTTTATTTTATTAGCCGTTATTTTCGAATATTCAAGCGTGTCTGTCTGTCGTTCACAGATCTGCTCCTTCCAAACTCGCGATCAAGATGCCGGTGTTAATGAGTCCTGAAATAGCGAATAAATTCAAAGAGAAATGGCTGATGCTTCATCCGGAGGATCAGGATAATGTCAGCGGCTCTGTGCACTTTGACGACAGTCTCACTAGTCTGCACTGGCTGCAGAACTTCTCCATCCTCAGTGCCAACCCCGAGAGGACTCCCAGCTCCGGCTGCCACCCGCAACATCTCTTTTACTACAAAAACCAGCTGGGGGGTACCGACTCGCCCTCCAGTCCACCTGCCGGAGATACCGCCGCCACAGGGATGCCACAGACACCTGGGAATCCCACAACGTCCTGCAGCAGTTTGGCCAATCCATACGCGCTTCAGCAAGCCGGACACTACATAACGGGTCAAACAAACCCGGCTGAGGAGATAGACTATAAAACAAACCGCCACGTGAAGCCACCCTATTCATATGCCACTCTGATTTGCATGGCAATGCAAGCCAGCAACAAGACCAAAATCACCCTGTCAGCCATATACAGCTGGATCACCGAAAACTTCTGCTACTACAGATACGCAGAGCCGAGCTGGCAGGtaaattcagtttatttgtttCTCTGAGGATCATTTAGAGGGGTTCTTTCTTTATCTATTAATTGTCATGTGTACCATGTTTCAAAGACATTTTTGAACATATGCAGCAGGTGCAACGACCTGATATAGGGTTATTTTTAACGACTCTTTAACGGTTCCATTAACGACCCTTATTACTTATTTTGGAAATAAATACATGCAGACAGTTCTCTTCGAATTCACTGCCTGTAGCGTGTTTTTTCTGAATTATAAGATCATTTAAGTTAATAGAGATGAGCAGTAAAAAGAGCATTCATCTTAAAACAAAAAAGTGTTTACCAATAAACACTTTtggaaataattataatttctgTTCATTACTAGGTAATTTAGTAATCCAATAAACCGTTAGGACAAAATCAttaatcattaattcattaattgtaatcaaaATCATTAATTTCAAGGTCTGATTCATTAGGAGAACCGATTCAAAAGAGTCATTAATTTAAGCATCAGTCATTAATTAACGAATCTCTTCGGATTTTGCAGCTTTGCTAATGCGTGTTTACAGTTCTCATTACAAAGTGCCAAAGTCTTTTGATTGGTATAattggactatatatatatatatatatatatatatatatatatatatatatatatatatatatatatatatatatatatatatatatgtgtgtgtgtgtgtgtgtgtgtctgtgtgtctgtgtgtgtgtgtgtgtgtgtaactatgAATATTTTGATTCACTAAAGAGGATTCGATTCATTATAGTTAATTAGATTAATAATAGTTAATCGTTTGGTAATGACACTTCTTATGTCACGCAGTTTATTTCTACATCACTATAATGAATCGATTCATGAGAGTGAATCGTTAGGTGATCGGACTGCCTTTGTCAGATTGTATATTTCTGTTTTGTCAAAACAAATCGATTCATGCTGGTAAAAGCTGACTCAAGAATGTTACTTTTGTCATGCTGTATATTTCACATTTTCCTTCAAAAAAGGATCTATTGATTATGTTTGGTACTTGAATTTTTTATCACACTGTAAAGATTTCTTATTAAATGAAAAGAATTATCGCATATCTTTGTCAAGCCATATATTtcaaatttactaaaaaaaataaaaataaaaaataaaaaaaatcatttcataGCCTTCCAGTCAAACAACTGTTAAACAGACTGCTCTTGTCATGCTGAATATTTCTAATTCTTTAAAAAGTATCGATTCAAAAGAGTCAATTGTTTAGTACTCTGGTCaataatctgacttcaactgtatatatatttatgaaaatattaaataaaatagattttttttaaaagtcattagTTCTGGAATCAGATTACAGTTGTAGCACTATATTTTTCAGATACtcaataaaaataacttaattttaagAGTCTCCTGCTTTGTTAATCAGATTACTCCTGTCATGCTTTATATTGTACCTAAAAGAATCAATTTCTAAGGATCAATAGTTCTGGAAACagattacacttacatgttagcTCTGCATTTTTCTAATACTCACTAAAAATGATCAAATTATAAGAGTCACTTGCTTTAGTAATCAGACCACACTTGTTGCATATTTTCGATTTTATAAAAGAAATCCTAGTCATTTAGTTAGGAATCAAATTAACTGTAGTCTGTCAATACAGAACTACCAAAACATTGAGCCATAGACCAAATAACTGGTGTCAGACCTGTGCACTCATGTGAGATGTGTTAATATACTTAATGTTAAGGCAGGGTGACTGATGATGGAAGCTGAGACCACTATACCCAAGAGCACTGGTTTCCTGAGGCCTTCTGCCCTAATGAGGGATCCTTAAGGGAGCCGCTGATCATGTGAAACTAGAAGTGCTGCATTACTAGAGAGCTTTATTCACCGCATTTTCTTCTCCTGTACACACAACATTCCCCTCCCCCTTTtgtctctgtcacacacacacacacacactgagccaaTGAAATAGGATACCTCTACCTGTTGCACAAAGGGATTTTATAGGAGCCTTTATGCATGTTGTCTTTTTCCGCCACAAGAAGTTATTGTATTTATGCTAAATTATAATGCTGGCTTATAATTCAGTTAAATTAGTTTCGTAAtgatatattttacagtataaaaatgctaaaatacatATTGTAAATTAAAGTACTATAAAATACTCACTTGAAGCAAATGGAAATAGAAAGAATGAGAAACAGAATTTGCATTGTGTTTCTATTTACTGTGACCTATTTAtttgttacactttattttaaggtataatTCTACAattcacacacgcacgcacacacgcacacactcattcattcattcattcattttcttttcagcttagtccccacgcgaacacagggagaacatgcaaactccacaaataaATTCCAActcacccagctgaggctcgaatcagcgaccttcttgctgtgaggcgacagcattacctactgcgccactgcatcacctatATATCATCCTTATATCCTTATATAATATCCTgttcactaaggctgcatttatttaatcaaaaatacaaaacaaatagtAAAATAGTGTATTGCACCATAAAAATAactattcaaaagtagtttatcattttatttaataatttattccagtgattttgaaaatgaattttcatctttattattccagtcttcagtaacatgatccttcagaaaacactctaatattatttatcattattgttattattattaatattactgttattaatggtaatagtaataaaagcaataatgaaagGAGtagtaatttcatttgaaactacatacaataagaaagcagttatttaaaatgttaataaatatctaacaattacatttatttttacatttaataaacgcCGCCTTTATGAACAgagtaattttctttaaaaagacatgacaaaaataaatagataaaaatgaccccaaacatttgaccTGTAGTGTATATAGAACATAAAactaatttggtaacactttttaataactacacactatgaatcatttattaagcatcagcaaatagtaaattcattatctgttaagcattaactctacaataataaatgtaagtaagcagtttataacagcagatacAAATCCTCTATTCTTGACCTGTAAgcacatatactgtataatgtgcttaattattgaattttcatactttgttaattagTATGTTTTCATTAGTAAAGTAAGTATTGCACAATTTACAAACTAAATATTTGAGACAAGGGGCTGGTCTTTAAAGAttattcagaatgtgtaagtaaatgtttattaaactgttcaaattaacatttataattctcaTTATACAGGCacatattaatagttaatttgtaagtttataaatgctgttttaactcaacttcatccagttttttttttacctaatctaaagtgaggattatttatgctttataaatccctcataaaggacaattaaaggctcagttatattctaaaaaagaaaaaaagaactttATTcctttctattcatttgaagatacacaaataaatctgtcttaaatgaaaaataaatatttgcaatcttagctaaaataaaatttgtGTACTGTTTAAACATCACTAAATGACATTGAAATGTTGTATcgtaatatattgttaaattattatactgttgttttttatacagtttcatgttgtattttgacactcctgttattcagcaatttTTAAACTCTACAGGAATTTAACTTTTTAGATAATATTGCGAAGATGTGTTGtttatttgatactgagcctttaattatcatttacagtataagggatttataaagcataaataatcctcactttagattaggtcccAAAACTGGATGAAGTGGAGCTAATAAAgcgtttattaatatataaattaaatattagtgtatgcctgaataataagagatATAAATGTTGATGTAAAATGTTATAAATTATCGCAAATTctgatatacatacacacacacacacacacacacacacacacacacacacacacacacacacacacacacacacacacacacacacaatagttctgtctggttcttgaatctgattggctgatagccatgatatatttaagtaatatcagcacccgaaGTGGAGCTAATAAAgcgtttattaatatataaattaaatattagtatACGCCTGAATAATAAGAGATATAAATGTTgatgtattgtaaaatattataaattatcgCAAATTctgatatacatacacacacacacacacacaatagttctgtctggttcttgaatctgattggctgatagccataatatatttaagtaatatcagcacccgtaaagTCTTTTTACCTTTGTGTTTACCTTTGTGTATgactccacccacatacaaccagcaaaaagcagatctaaagtttaaaaaatgcttgctcagctgtttaactgtcagcttatgatttgaatccaaggcggaaggattgcggcctcgtgccaacgcacgcctcccaccagtgctgatatacagccatatcgcactgctactcgtgtgatattgcgtttatacaacagtttgactgcataattgtgtatagaaaaacaaaatcaaacacggagagtttcaaaaacccttttgtatgtagaactactttcttccgccttggattcaaatcataagctgacataacctgctttttgctggttgtatgtggggcgagtaatacacaaagggtaaagaggctgtaggagttctgatattgcagaatattgcacagctatcagccaatcagatttgagaaccagacagaactgttgtaaatatatatatatatatatatatatatatatatatatatatatatatatgcagggagaacatgcaaactcctcacagaaacggttactgacccagccgaggctggaaccagagactttcttgctgtgaggcgacagcactacctactgccagTATGGACTCATAGACTCTCTCCCTGATAATTTGAATAATTgaacataatattaattatataaattaaaaatcagAGCCTCAAGAGTTTGACCCTTTAGCTCTACCATATTTAATGTGCACTTGTACACAAAAATGTATGGATTTTGTGTAAACTACTCAAGATAATGTAGCATGTTTGTATTGACATGTATTGTGACACCATATCccgtataaataataaatgtttctccTAATTTTTCTTGGGTTTTTCAGAACTCAATCCGCCACAACTTGTCCCTGAACAAGTGCTTCATGAAAGTGCCCAGGCAGAAAGACGAGCCAGGAAAAGGAGGCTTTTGGCAAATCGACCCTCAGTACGCTGACATGTTTGTGAATGGCGTTTTCAAGAGACGGCGAATGCCTGCCACAAACTTCAATACCCAGAGACAAAGCAAAATGCTTTCCTCCCCGAGCTCCTCGTACACCTCCCAGTGCAACCAACAAATGGGCATGGGCCACTTCCAAGGAAACAAACGCAAGCAAGTCTTCCCCAAACGCGGGAACAAGCTAGCCCGTATCTCCAAGAGCCCTCTGTTAACCAGTGACATCAAAACCTCAGACGTCCTGAGAGGAGACTTTGACCTGGCGTCGGTTTTCGATGACGTCCTAAGTGGGAATGACAGCACGTTTGAGGATTTGGATATCAACACAGCTCTAAGCTCGCTAGGATGCGAAATGGAGCCGTCTTCCCAGATCCACAACCAGTCTGGTTATAGCAACGAGGATGAGCAGGCTTGTGCTTACCTGGAGGCCAACGGCATTATTGGATGCAACATGGAGGACTTCCACCACCAGCAGCACCACCAGCAAGCACAGGTCCACCCGCAATATTACGAGGGGATGTTCTCGGATCAGCAGAATCAACAACATCCTTGGGAGATTAAAGAGGAAGCCCAGCCAGTCCCTCTTTCGTTGGATCACGGCTATGCGTTTTGTGAGGGATTCTTCTCAGAGATGCAACTTTGGGAAAGAGGAGAGTCATATATGTGAACGCATGACATATACACGCACTGTCTTTGCTGGTCTGAAGATCTACTGACTCTTGTTTTGCTACATTAGCATAATGAATTACAGAAGTTACCTGTAATTATTATTCTTTGTActtcttttttgcattttttaccaGTTGGTTTATAATCACTATTGATCTTttgattttattgtcatttttcttAAGATGAATACACTTTGTTGACAAATGTAGTTGTGTAGGATAGTGGCATTTTATTCCTGTATTGATTAATTGATCTAATATATTCATTTTAGTTTACTTTATATTCTAGGCGATGCTTTATATACATACGTCTAACATTAAAAACGAAATACACTATgacatttttgagggaaaaggGATGCAACAAGCCGAAAGTGCTCCGCAAAATCAATTCCAGAGACAAATAAACGCACAAGCACTTTGAAACATAAGCTCAGTTTGTTGCCCTGCGATTTAGCCTCATCGTTTATTTTCTCTCTTTAGTAAGGATATTCCACTGGAGAGTAAAGTGTCCCGTGAGAGCCCTCGTACGTTTCAGAATGTAATGCATTAGTTTCAGATTTACCATGAAGTGTGGGTGGCCATCTCACGACGCAGTGACTGTTCTAGAAGTGTACTTGTATTGATTCTTTGAGAAATGGACTAAAACATGCAACGTGAAACAAAATATATTCTGTACTTGAATAAAAAGATCAATCTGTACAACTGCTTTTGTTCTGTTGCTAATGATTTTTGCCTATTGAATCCCATTTGATGATTTTTAATTAGTTGTATTCAAATTACAGTATGCTTTGTTGTTCTTCAAAAAACgtcattcattaatattattggtatctttaaagacatttaaagggatagttcacacacacaaaacaaattcATCAGTTATAAatgccatcatttattcacccagTTAGATTTTTTGATAACActttaaggttcattagttaatgcatttagtaacatgaactaatcaagaagaacacatgtacagcatttatcaatcataattgaacatttactaatgcattattaatattcaagtccatgcttgtaacattagtaaatgcactgagttaacatgaactaacaatgaactactgtattttcattgactaacgttaactaacataaacaattacagtagtaaatgtattgtttattgtttgttcatcttagtaaatgcattaattaacattaactattgtaccttattgtaaagtatgaccgatttttttttttttttttttttgttctgttgaacacaaaatatgatattttaaagaatgttggaaacctttaaccattgattGTTATAGTTTTccctactatgaatgtcagtggTTATAGGTTTCCAAATTTTTCTTAATCTCTTTAAATTGTGCTCTGTGGAACAAACAAATCTCACACTAGTTtgtaacaagtaaagggtgagttttcatttttgtttgaactatccctttatgaaCTATTACTTGAATTAAATGTTCAGACAAAACAGACGTTAAAGCTAATAAAGCTAATAAAGTTTTGAATGCTAATAACAATGCTGTAAAAATTATTCCAGTTTCAGTAGTATCTGGatgcctttatgatgcaagctgagattgcatactGTATCTcaaagatgcaatgtcagacacaatgcactcagtggagcTTGTGACATCACTGCGACGGGTAAGCTTAAGGGTGGGGTTAGGCGAGCCCATTCAAatgcattgcatgcagctcagattgcaagtGACAAGTGGTTTGAAGTTTTTATAGGGGTTGACTTTTAGCACTCCTATTGGTTTTTGGTTTTTGGCAGCCAATCAGCTGCTGGTGAAAATGTCAATGTTCATAGACTATAGATTTTACCCTAGGGTTATAGAAATCTTTGGATTTCCAAAATTTCAAAgaggcaccttgatgtcaaaaaacaacatcaaattgacaccagctatgtttccatccacctattttatgcgcattttggatgtGCGCATAAAAACCGGTTGATGGAAACATCAAGATGCTTATAATTTTGAAAAtggacattaaaaaaacatatgtgcataactgagtagaatagactttttatttaataagacaagatgtgcataaactaccatggaaacatttttactgaacaaattacagtatgtgcattaaaaaaggtcatgtgattttgttataagagatcatgtgagcataaaaatgtgtgtgaatggataaaccagcaggctgactacaatataaaacatctgaaaagttgtttttttcATTCTAAAAGGCTTTAACCGATTGATTATTAACGTTCACTACTTGTCAGTATTGCCtgctgaggcgcaagtcatttattaaataaagaaaagattgactcAGCTTCTCCTACGACACAAATTCAGTTTTTTCTGTTGaaatttggcaccagttaatcaggaagtgattattttgttcactttgactctttggatggaaacactgctttatttgcacgtttTGTACGCAACATTCCAGTCTTGTGCATaaagttcattcacatttttggaaacatagctactgacattaaaaacattacaaaaatgctAACCGATTTCAAAAATGCTAACTGATTtcaaaaatgctaattgattttaaaaatgctaattgatttGATTTCATATCCCTTTGATGTCCACACACTGAtgccttttgaccaccaaaataatgacataaaaagtataataaatgttttatgtcTAAATTGTACATCCATGTAGTCAgttgactaccttgatgtcaaaacaacatcaaattgacatct contains:
- the foxj1b gene encoding forkhead box protein J1-B (The RefSeq protein has 2 substitutions compared to this genomic sequence), whose translation is MPVLMSPEIANKFKEKWLMLHPEDQDNVSGSVHFDDSLTSLHWLQNFSILSANPERTPSSGCHPQHLFYYKNQLGGTDSPSSPPAGDTAATGMPQTPGNPTTSCSSLANPYALQQAGQYITGQTNPAEEIDYKTNRHVKPPYSYATLICMAMQASNKTKITLSAIYSWITENFCYYRYAEPSWQNSIRHNLSLNKCFMKVPRQKDEPGKGGFWQIDPQYADMFVNGVFKRRRMPATNFNTQRQSKMLSSPSSSYTSQCNQQMGMGHFQGNKRKQDFPKRGNKLARISKSPLLTSDIKTSDVLRGDFDLASVFDDVLSGNDSTFEDLDINTALSSLGCEMEPSSQIHNQSGYSNEDEQACAYLEANGIIGCNMEDFHHQQHHQQAQVHPQYYEGMFSDQQNQQHPWEIKEEAQPVPLSLDHGYAFCEGFFSEMQLWERGESYM
- the foxj1b gene encoding forkhead box protein J1-B isoform X1 encodes the protein MPVLMSPEIANKFKEKWLMLHPEDQDNVSGSVHFDDSLTSLHWLQNFSILSANPERTPSSGCHPQHLFYYKNQLGGTDSPSSPPAGDTAATGMPQTPGNPTTSCSSLANPYALQQAGHYITGQTNPAEEIDYKTNRHVKPPYSYATLICMAMQASNKTKITLSAIYSWITENFCYYRYAEPSWQNSIRHNLSLNKCFMKVPRQKDEPGKGGFWQIDPQYADMFVNGVFKRRRMPATNFNTQRQSKMLSSPSSSYTSQCNQQMGMGHFQGNKRKQVFPKRGNKLARISKSPLLTSDIKTSDVLRGDFDLASVFDDVLSGNDSTFEDLDINTALSSLGCEMEPSSQIHNQSGYSNEDEQACAYLEANGIIGCNMEDFHHQQHHQQAQVHPQYYEGMFSDQQNQQHPWEIKEEAQPVPLSLDHGYAFCEGFFSEMQLWERGESYM